GTACGGCCTGCACGCCGCCCCCTGGGCCGACGACCGGACCGGCGCGCACACCGCCCGCGCCGCCAAGTTCTACGTCTGGGGCCAGGTCGAGGCCGGCCACACCTGCCCGATCTCCATGACCTACGCCGCGGTGCCCGCGCTGCGCGCCACCCCCGCCCTCGCCGAGCGCTACGAACCCCTGCTCGCCGCCCGGGAGTACGACTTCGGCCTGCGCGAACCGCAGACCAAGCGCGGCCTGATCGCCGGCATGTCGATGACCGAGAAGCAGGGCGGCTCGGACGTCCGGGCGAACACCACCACCGCCGTCCCGCACACCGACGGCAGCTACCGCCTGACCGGCCACAAGTGGTTCACCTCCGCGCCCATGTCGGACGTCTTCCTCACCCTGGCCCAGGCGCCGGGCGGCCTCAGCTGCTTCGTGCTGCCCCGGGTGCTGCCGGACGGCAGCCGCAACCCGATCCGCCTCCAGCGGCTCAAGGACAAGCTCGGCAACAAGTCCAACGCCTCCGCCGAGATCGAGTACGAGGGCGCCACCGGCTGGCTGGTCGGCGAGGAGGGCCGCGGCGTCCCCACCATCATCGAGATGGTCAACATGACCCGCCTCGACTGCACGATCGGCGCCGCCTCCGGCATGCGCTACGGCACCGTCCGGGCGCTCCACCACGCAACCCACCGGCGGGCGTTCGGCGCCGTGCTGGTCGACCAGCCGCTGATGCGCAACGTCCTCGCCGACCTCGTCGTGGAGTCCGAGGCCGCCACCACCGTCGCGATGCGCCTCGCGGCCGCCACCGACGCGGCCCTCGCCGGCGACGAGCAGGAGGCCATGCTGCGGCGCCTGGGCCTCGCCGTCTCCAAGTACTGGGTGTGCAAGCGCGGTCCGGGGCACGCCGCGGAGGCCCTGGAGTGCCTGGGCGGCAACGGTTACGTCGAGGAGTCCGGCATGCCCCGGCTCTACCGGGAGGCCCCGCTGGTCTCGATCTGGGAGGGCTCCGGCAACGTCGCCGCCCTGGACGCGCTGCGCGCCATGGCCCGCCGCCCCGCCACCGTCGAGGCCTTCCTCGCCGAGGTCGACGCCGCGGCCGGCGCCGACCGCCGCCTGGACGCCGCGACCGCCGCCCTGCGCAAGCAGCTCGGCGACCTCACCGACCTCGAGTTCCGCACCCGCCGGCTGGTCGAGTCGATGGCCCTCGCCCTCCAGGGCTCGCTGCTCGTCCGGTACGGCGACCCGGCGGTCGCCGACGCCTTCTGCGCCTCCCGCCTCGGCGGCGACCACGGCGCCGCCTTCGGCACCCTGCCGGCCGGCACCGACACCGCGGCGATCCTGGACAGGGCCGTCCGGCGGTGAGCGAGTCCGCCGAAGTCCGGTCCTTCTGGCAGCGGTTGGAGCTGCCCGGCCTGATCGACGTACACACGCACTTCATGCCCGAGCAGGTGCTCGACAAGGTGTGGGCGTACTTCGACGCGGTCGGGCCGCTCACCGGCCGGCCCTGGCCGATCGCCTACCGGCACGCCGAACAGCAACGCGTCGACACCCTGCGCGAGTTCGGCGTCCGGGCGTTCACCGCCATGCTCTACCCGCACAAACCGGCGATGGCCGCCTGGCTCAACTCCTGGGCCGCGGACTTCGCCGCCCGCACCCCCGACTGCCTGCACACCGCCACCTTCTACCCCGAACCGGGCGCCGCCGCGTACGTGGCGGCGGCGCTCGACCGCGGCGCCCGGGTCTTCAAGTCCCATGTGCAGGTGGGCGGGTACGATCCCGCCGACCCGCAGCTGGACGCCGTCTGGGGCCTGCTCGCGGAGAGCGGCACCCCGGTCGTCACGCACTGCGGCTCCGGGCCCGCCCCCGGCAAGCACACCGGTCCCGGGCCGATCGGCGCCGTCCTCGCCCGGCACCCGCGGCTGCACCTGGTCGTGGCGCACCTGGGCCTGCCCGAGTACGCCGACTTCCTCGACCTGGCCGCCCGCCACCCGAACGTCCACCTCGACACCACCATGGTGTTCACCGACTTCACCGAGCGTCTGGCGCCCTTCCCGCCCGGGCTGCGGCCCCGGCTCGCCGACCTCGGCGACCGCATCCTGCACGGCACCGACTACCCCAACATCCCGTACCGGTACACGGACGCGCTGGAGGCGCTGGAACGGCTGGGCCTGGGGGAGGAGTGGCTGCGCGCGGTCTGCTGGGGGAACGCGGCCCGGCTGTTCGGGATCGCGGCGCCGTGAGACCGGCGTCCTGAGGGGACGCGGCACGGCTGTTCGGGGTGGAGCGGGGCCGGCCGGCGGCGCGGTGCGCCGGGGGGCGGGACGCGGGCGGGTGAGACTGGGCGGACCCGGCGAAGGGAACCGCACGCCTTGCTCCCCGTCCTGTTCGCCCTGTGCGGCGCGATCAGCAACGCCCTGGCCACCGTGCTGCAGCACCGCGCCGCCCAGACCGTGCCGCGCTCCGACGGCTTCCGGTTCGGGCTGCTGCGCGACCTGGCCCGGCGGCCGGTCTGGCTGGCGGGCATCGCCGCGGTGACCGCCGCCGCGCTCTTCCAGGCGGTGGCGCTGGCCCGCGGCGCGCTCTCCGTCGTCCAGCCGGTCTTCGTGCTGGAGCTGCCGTTCGCACTGGTCATCGCCTCCGCGATGTCCCGCCGGAACCTCTCCCGCCGGGCCTGGGCGGCCGTCGGCTGCATGGTGGCCGGTCTCGGCCTCGCCCTGGGCGCCGCCGCACCCACCCCCGGCACCATGCACGTCCCGATGTCCCGCTGGATCCCCGCGCTGGCCGGCTGCGGCGCCGCGATCGCCGTGCTCTGCCTGGTGGCACTGCGCCGCCCGCCCGGCGGGGTCCGCGCCGCCTGCCTGGCGGGCGCGGCGGCCGTCGGCAACGCGCTGACCGCCGCGCTCATCAAGTCCTCCACCCACCTGCTCGACAAGCACGGTCTGGAGGCCTTCCTCACCGCCTGGCAGACCTACGGCTTCGCGATCGCCGGCGTGGGGGCGCTGTACCTGCTGGAGAACGCCCTCCAGTCCGGCCCGCTGGTGGCCTCGCAGCCGGCGCTGACCCTCGGAGACGCGGGGGTCAGCCTGCTGCTGGGCGTCCTGCTGTACGAGGAGACGCTGCGCGCAGGCCTGTGGCTGATCCCCGAGGCCCTCGGCGTCGCCCTGATCGTGGCGGGGGTGCTGGTGCTCGCCAGCACTCCGCTCACCCGCACCCTGATGAGCCCGAAGGGCTGACGCGGCCAGCCGGGGCCGGTGCTCAGGGGACGTCCGCCAGGACCGCCAGCGCCCCGGCGTGCACCCCGGGAGCGGCGGCGAGGAAGCTGTCCGCGGCCGCCGTCCAGGGCCGGCCCGCCGCGTCGGTGACGACCGCGCCGGCCTCGGCGGCGACCAGCGCGCCCGGTCGTGCCGCCCGGCCGCCTGGCCGAGGTCGGCGAGGCACTGGCCGGGCACCCGCAGATCCACGGTGTCCTCGCCACCAGCGGCCGGGCCAACCTGATGGCCACCGTCTTCTGCGAGGACCACTCCGGCCTCCACCGCGTCACCACCGACGTCCTCGGCCCGCTCGGCATCACCCGCGCCGAGACCGCCATCGTCGCCCGCGCCGTCAAACGCGCCGGAGTGCGTCTCCCCGCCTCCCCGGCCGGCTGACCCGGCGCGCGGGCGTACGCCGTCGCGGACCGATCCGGTGGTGCGGGCCCGCCGGTGACGGCAGCGGGGCAGACTGGGGGTATGTGCCGATCGATCAAGACGCTCAGGCCGCCGGAGATGCCGGAGGTCACCACCGACGACGTCCACGCCGCGGCCCTGCAGTACGTCCGCAAGGTGTCGGGCTTCCGGGCGCCGGCCGCCCACAACAGGGAGGCCTTCGAGCAGGCGGTCGCGGCGGTGGCCGCCGCGACCCTGGAGCTGCTCGAAGGCCTGGAGATCCGGGGTGCCGGACGGGTGGAGGTCAGGCCCCCGTCGTCGACCCCGGTCGGATGACCATCAGCACCACGAC
This genomic window from Streptomyces sp. TLI_235 contains:
- a CDS encoding putative acyl-CoA dehydrogenase, whose protein sequence is MPTHEVTNQVPDPYGHDVASDPALLSALHRAGAGWAEDELHELGRLAGSEEADTWGRLANENPPVLRTHDRYGHRVDEVEFHPYWHRLMDTAVRYGLHAAPWADDRTGAHTARAAKFYVWGQVEAGHTCPISMTYAAVPALRATPALAERYEPLLAAREYDFGLREPQTKRGLIAGMSMTEKQGGSDVRANTTTAVPHTDGSYRLTGHKWFTSAPMSDVFLTLAQAPGGLSCFVLPRVLPDGSRNPIRLQRLKDKLGNKSNASAEIEYEGATGWLVGEEGRGVPTIIEMVNMTRLDCTIGAASGMRYGTVRALHHATHRRAFGAVLVDQPLMRNVLADLVVESEAATTVAMRLAAATDAALAGDEQEAMLRRLGLAVSKYWVCKRGPGHAAEALECLGGNGYVEESGMPRLYREAPLVSIWEGSGNVAALDALRAMARRPATVEAFLAEVDAAAGADRRLDAATAALRKQLGDLTDLEFRTRRLVESMALALQGSLLVRYGDPAVADAFCASRLGGDHGAAFGTLPAGTDTAAILDRAVRR
- a CDS encoding hypothetical protein (manually curated), whose amino-acid sequence is MCRSIKTLRPPEMPEVTTDDVHAAALQYVRKVSGFRAPAAHNREAFEQAVAAVAAATLELLEGLEIRGAGRVEVRPPSSTPVG